One part of the Microbulbifer sp. THAF38 genome encodes these proteins:
- the gltX gene encoding glutamate--tRNA ligase — translation MTVRTRIAPSPTGDPHVGTAYIALFNQCFARAQGGQFVLRIEDTDQQRSTPESEQAILDSLRWLGLDWQEGPDVGGPHGPYRQSERGDIYKTHCDELVQKGHAFHCYRTAEELEQLREELREAGRTSLKPSDLALPEEEVEKRRAAGEPYVVRMNVPESGTCVVEDLLRGSIEIDWAQVDAQILLKSDGMPTYHLANVVDDHLMEITHVLRGEEWINSAPKHKLLYEYFGWEMPVLCHLPLLRNPDKTKLSKRKNPTSILYYQRAGFMPEALLNYLGRMGWSMPDEREKFSLEEMLEHFDIHRVSLGGPVFDVEKLSWLNGLWIRELENEQLADRLIDWMFNRENLLKVLPHARERMETFGDFAPLVSFLAAGKLPLTEESFSGNKLELEEQKKLLQFTLWRLEALRTWDRDSIFQGVKSLATAMEIKLKDFNAPLFVAISGTTASFSVMDAMVLLGPDLSRARLRQAIDALGGAGKKVLKRWEKEYASLP, via the coding sequence ATGACCGTAAGAACCCGAATCGCACCGTCTCCAACCGGTGATCCCCACGTTGGTACTGCTTATATCGCCCTGTTTAATCAGTGTTTTGCCCGCGCCCAGGGTGGCCAGTTTGTGTTGCGTATCGAAGATACCGATCAACAGCGCAGCACCCCGGAATCCGAGCAGGCGATTCTCGATAGCCTGCGCTGGTTGGGATTGGACTGGCAGGAAGGGCCGGATGTCGGCGGTCCACACGGTCCTTATCGGCAGAGCGAACGCGGTGATATTTACAAAACTCACTGTGATGAACTGGTGCAGAAGGGGCATGCCTTCCACTGCTACCGCACTGCCGAAGAATTGGAGCAACTGCGCGAAGAGCTGCGCGAGGCCGGCCGCACTTCACTGAAGCCCAGCGACCTGGCATTGCCGGAAGAAGAGGTGGAAAAGCGCCGTGCCGCCGGTGAACCCTACGTCGTACGCATGAATGTGCCGGAGAGTGGTACCTGCGTGGTGGAAGATCTGCTACGCGGCTCTATTGAGATCGACTGGGCTCAAGTGGATGCGCAAATTCTGCTCAAGTCCGATGGTATGCCCACTTACCACTTGGCCAACGTAGTGGACGATCACCTGATGGAGATCACCCATGTGCTGCGTGGCGAAGAGTGGATTAACTCGGCGCCCAAACACAAACTATTGTACGAATATTTTGGTTGGGAAATGCCGGTGCTCTGCCACCTGCCGCTGCTGCGCAATCCGGACAAAACCAAACTGTCCAAGCGCAAGAATCCTACCTCGATTCTTTATTACCAGCGCGCCGGCTTTATGCCTGAAGCGCTGCTCAACTATTTGGGCCGTATGGGCTGGTCCATGCCGGATGAGCGCGAGAAGTTTTCTTTAGAGGAAATGCTCGAGCACTTCGATATCCACCGCGTTTCCCTGGGCGGCCCGGTGTTCGATGTGGAAAAACTATCCTGGCTGAATGGCCTGTGGATTCGCGAACTGGAAAACGAACAGCTCGCCGATCGCCTCATCGACTGGATGTTTAACCGCGAGAATCTGCTCAAAGTACTGCCCCATGCCCGCGAGCGTATGGAGACCTTTGGGGACTTCGCACCGCTGGTGAGCTTCCTCGCCGCAGGCAAGCTGCCGCTCACCGAAGAGAGCTTCAGCGGCAACAAGCTGGAATTGGAAGAGCAGAAGAAGTTACTGCAATTCACCCTGTGGCGCCTGGAAGCCCTGCGCACCTGGGATCGCGATAGCATCTTCCAGGGTGTGAAGTCCCTGGCCACGGCCATGGAGATCAAGCTCAAAGACTTCAACGCGCCCCTGTTTGTCGCCATCAGTGGCACCACCGCCTCCTTCTCCGTAATGGACGCCATGGTACTGCTGGGCCCCGACCTCAGCCGCGCCCGCCTGCGCCAGGCCATCGACGCCCTGGGCGGTGCCGGAAAGAAAGTCCTCAAACGCTGGGAAAAGGAGTACGCCTCACTCCCCTAA
- a CDS encoding helix-turn-helix transcriptional regulator has product MARYLRPGHLGKCLRNTRKLKGMTIAQLAKQLGLAPSQVSKMETGKQKLAAE; this is encoded by the coding sequence ATGGCTAGATATTTGAGGCCGGGACACCTGGGCAAATGCCTGCGCAATACACGGAAATTGAAGGGGATGACGATCGCACAGTTGGCCAAGCAGCTGGGGCTGGCACCATCTCAAGTTTCGAAAATGGAAACAGGCAAACAGAAGTTAGCGGCGGAGTAA
- a CDS encoding molecular chaperone produces the protein MKKLFIAFVLLIAQPVMAAMSVDKIVLYLEDGPSSRDDVVVSNPDEETLYVQTEIFRVDNPGRENEERIRVINPDEFKLLVSPSKAVLAPGERKRFRLMALDRNLEEEKVYRVTFKPVVGEIKTEQTALKILVAYQALVFVQPKGGAYKVGLEEENGSYRLTNNGNINVEVVEVRHCFAEGECEKLETSGRLYAGTSIEVADVPANGELEVLLRGQNSEKIRFPLKG, from the coding sequence ATGAAAAAACTATTCATTGCATTTGTATTGCTGATTGCCCAGCCGGTAATGGCTGCCATGTCTGTGGATAAAATTGTCCTCTATTTGGAGGATGGTCCCAGCTCAAGGGATGATGTCGTAGTCAGTAACCCAGATGAAGAAACTCTTTATGTACAGACGGAAATTTTTCGTGTGGATAATCCCGGCAGGGAAAATGAAGAGAGAATTCGGGTGATCAATCCCGATGAATTCAAACTCCTGGTGAGCCCATCGAAAGCCGTGTTAGCTCCAGGAGAGAGAAAGCGCTTTCGCCTGATGGCGCTCGATCGCAACCTGGAGGAAGAGAAAGTCTACCGCGTGACTTTCAAGCCGGTTGTCGGCGAAATTAAGACAGAGCAAACCGCACTGAAAATTCTTGTGGCTTACCAGGCGCTGGTTTTTGTCCAGCCAAAAGGCGGAGCCTACAAAGTTGGGTTGGAAGAAGAAAACGGCTCTTATCGTCTCACCAATAACGGCAATATTAATGTTGAGGTGGTGGAAGTTCGCCATTGCTTTGCCGAAGGGGAGTGCGAAAAGCTCGAAACCTCAGGCAGGCTCTATGCCGGTACCAGTATTGAAGTGGCGGATGTGCCAGCCAATGGCGAGCTGGAAGTGTTACTACGCGGCCAAAACAGCGAAAAAATCCGCTTTCCACTGAAGGGATAA
- a CDS encoding glycerol-3-phosphate dehydrogenase/oxidase, whose amino-acid sequence MSTDFDVLVVGAGILGAGTAEALAKEHHSVVILEQLGIAAATSSRSSKLIHGGLRYLESGQFRLVYECLRERSWLLENKPQLVRMVPFYIPVYRHSKRPPWMVRLGLSLYALLSGIGSEASRFRALSKAEWATLPGLKREDLLAVFRYYDAQTDDAALTRDVVASAIAHGAQIICPGSLVGAEVTDEGVRVDYVADGKLNTLHTRALVNCSGPWVATTNARCSPPVPLPPIDLVAGTHILLPLSLGNKIFYVEAEDHRAVFVMPWQDKTLVGTTERPFFGDPREVVPTVEEEAYLLRTVQQHFFQTRGLQAEDICESFAGLRVLPEAEKSPFARSRESMICCDNERKPRILAVAGGKLTSYRATARKLAKKLQATLQDKGPPRQNTSSSSKATSTSERERNL is encoded by the coding sequence ATGTCTACGGATTTTGATGTCCTGGTAGTTGGCGCGGGAATACTTGGCGCGGGTACCGCTGAGGCCCTGGCCAAGGAACACCACTCGGTAGTGATACTGGAGCAGCTGGGTATCGCCGCAGCCACCTCTTCGCGTTCCTCAAAGCTGATCCACGGCGGCTTGCGCTATTTGGAGAGCGGGCAGTTCCGCTTGGTTTACGAGTGCCTGCGCGAACGCAGCTGGCTGTTGGAAAATAAACCCCAGTTAGTGCGCATGGTGCCCTTTTATATTCCGGTCTACCGTCACAGCAAGCGGCCGCCATGGATGGTGAGGTTGGGGCTCAGCCTCTATGCACTGCTTTCCGGTATCGGCAGTGAGGCCTCGCGTTTTCGCGCTTTATCCAAAGCGGAGTGGGCTACCCTGCCAGGCCTCAAGCGGGAAGATCTACTCGCGGTGTTTCGCTACTACGATGCGCAAACAGACGACGCCGCACTGACCCGCGATGTGGTTGCCTCGGCAATTGCTCACGGCGCACAAATCATCTGCCCCGGCAGCCTGGTAGGAGCGGAAGTCACCGATGAGGGTGTGCGGGTTGATTACGTGGCCGATGGCAAGCTGAATACGCTACACACCCGCGCGCTGGTCAATTGCAGCGGGCCCTGGGTAGCCACCACCAATGCACGCTGTTCACCCCCAGTGCCCCTCCCTCCCATCGACCTTGTGGCAGGCACCCACATACTGCTGCCACTGTCCCTGGGTAACAAGATCTTCTATGTGGAAGCCGAGGACCACCGCGCGGTGTTCGTCATGCCCTGGCAGGACAAGACCCTGGTGGGCACTACAGAGCGCCCTTTCTTCGGCGATCCACGGGAGGTAGTGCCCACCGTAGAAGAGGAGGCTTACCTGCTGCGCACCGTGCAGCAGCATTTTTTCCAGACCCGCGGTTTACAGGCGGAGGATATTTGCGAGAGCTTTGCCGGCTTGCGAGTTTTGCCAGAAGCGGAGAAGAGCCCATTTGCCCGGTCGCGGGAGTCGATGATTTGCTGTGACAATGAGCGCAAGCCGCGCATTCTGGCCGTCGCCGGGGGCAAGCTCACCAGCTACCGCGCCACCGCACGCAAACTGGCCAAAAAGCTGCAAGCCACTCTGCAGGATAAAGGCCCTCCCCGCCAAAACACCTCTTCAAGCAGCAAGGCCACCAGCACTTCTGAGCGCGAGCGCAATCTTTAA
- a CDS encoding TcfC E-set like domain-containing protein, giving the protein MVRKKPARKFRWLLLPVLAWQVVVHSEESINPKTTNVPAGFEDLTKPQMVVADLFYGGQMIGAVQITVHPTFIEFHDPSAVLKLLPLPLNPERVEQLLQQPQSKNSDRICQNAAQDDCGFLTPKDFAVIYNNDLYRVDAFFAPDLLPQQVAISDPYLPPSSSGFSLIQNLGAAWAGNYSDETDNSYRTTFNGNTIIGFGEKAVRSQWHYSDEQGYQVSNLYWAKDFRGKHYSAGLFQPQGNFGYFNTSRSVFGVEFRNSRLTRTDLSYQEGAQVEINMPVRGRVEVYRENRLVHSELLDAGNRLLDTSGLPGGAYEIEVRTFDESGRLLTSFTEFFAKDFYLPAPGEWHWSLLAGMPTESGSHRGLPDYYNEGLVQAYLGRRVSDNIALFSTISATENQQSLELGARWIGSRLELSPNFLLGRGGQKGYKMEGLLELPFVTLNASISKLYGNKHLYPQDEYPLLRNNFSQKIIGMQSAVFGGSLSLRYNERSRTTAIYSDNLPGGPYSNNISKFTTLAYRRSLIRKRNWFGDVIFSYNKSGDETYSSIDFQLRYYADQWQHSATALREFGNDQIETPHRLSFESRWNDRELWSAEVEQALGVENTDDGYYLESRTRLSGRQGFINSAVNYSKDGSNRTTNFLGSFSTNIIATGKQIAWGGERAYESAIIVDINGSENNDFEVLVDGSRHGYAKGGKKSVINLLPYHSYDITLRPLDDGFFEFKEKSQFITLYPGNVSESTYSIQSLYVIMGRLTSFGNGIPETLVSIGEHEVTTDKFGVFQLEVPIEMEGQSTLEVKWLNCSISVEVEDSGENWINLGTLQQSDAYCLPAFEVSKNNEKQ; this is encoded by the coding sequence ATGGTAAGAAAAAAACCCGCCAGAAAATTTCGCTGGTTGTTATTGCCTGTATTAGCCTGGCAGGTAGTAGTTCACTCGGAAGAGTCGATCAACCCCAAAACAACCAATGTACCGGCGGGTTTTGAGGATCTCACCAAACCACAGATGGTTGTGGCCGACCTCTTCTATGGCGGCCAGATGATTGGTGCCGTGCAAATTACTGTGCATCCCACTTTTATCGAATTTCATGACCCATCCGCAGTCTTGAAATTACTACCACTCCCCCTAAATCCGGAGCGGGTGGAACAACTTCTTCAACAACCCCAGAGTAAAAATTCAGATCGAATTTGCCAAAACGCTGCACAAGACGACTGTGGATTTCTGACCCCTAAGGATTTTGCTGTTATCTACAACAACGACCTTTATCGTGTAGATGCTTTTTTCGCGCCAGATCTATTGCCGCAACAGGTGGCAATTTCCGACCCCTACTTACCGCCCTCGAGCAGCGGGTTTTCCTTGATACAAAACCTGGGTGCGGCCTGGGCTGGCAATTATTCTGACGAAACTGACAATAGCTACCGCACAACTTTTAATGGCAATACGATTATTGGATTTGGTGAGAAGGCAGTTCGCAGCCAGTGGCACTATTCAGATGAACAGGGCTACCAGGTTAGCAACCTGTATTGGGCCAAAGATTTTCGTGGTAAGCACTATTCTGCAGGACTCTTTCAACCCCAAGGCAATTTCGGCTATTTCAATACCTCACGATCAGTTTTCGGTGTGGAGTTCCGCAACTCCAGGTTAACCCGTACGGACCTCTCCTACCAGGAAGGCGCGCAGGTGGAAATTAATATGCCGGTGCGCGGTCGGGTAGAGGTTTACCGGGAAAACCGCCTGGTTCACTCCGAGTTACTGGATGCTGGCAACCGGCTGCTCGATACATCAGGTCTTCCCGGTGGGGCCTATGAGATTGAAGTGCGCACGTTTGATGAGTCGGGCCGCCTTCTTACCAGTTTCACCGAATTTTTTGCTAAAGATTTCTATCTGCCCGCACCGGGAGAGTGGCATTGGAGCCTACTCGCCGGGATGCCCACAGAATCAGGCAGCCATCGCGGCCTGCCAGATTATTATAACGAAGGTCTTGTACAGGCCTATTTGGGCCGCAGGGTCTCTGACAATATCGCGCTTTTCAGTACTATTTCTGCCACGGAAAACCAGCAATCCCTGGAACTGGGCGCACGCTGGATAGGGAGTCGGCTGGAACTCTCCCCGAATTTTTTGCTAGGCCGGGGAGGACAAAAAGGCTATAAAATGGAAGGGCTACTCGAACTCCCCTTCGTCACCTTAAATGCCTCCATTAGCAAGCTGTATGGAAATAAGCATCTATACCCTCAGGATGAATACCCACTACTGCGCAATAATTTTTCCCAGAAAATTATCGGTATGCAAAGTGCAGTTTTTGGCGGCAGCCTCTCACTTCGATACAACGAAAGAAGCCGAACAACGGCAATTTATTCTGACAATCTTCCCGGTGGGCCCTACTCAAATAACATCAGTAAATTTACCACGCTGGCCTATAGACGCTCACTGATCAGAAAAAGAAACTGGTTCGGCGATGTCATATTTTCTTACAACAAGTCAGGCGATGAAACCTATTCAAGCATCGATTTTCAGCTCAGGTACTACGCTGACCAATGGCAACACTCTGCCACGGCCCTTAGAGAATTCGGTAACGATCAAATAGAAACCCCACATAGATTGAGTTTTGAAAGCCGCTGGAACGATAGGGAACTATGGTCTGCGGAAGTGGAACAAGCCCTGGGGGTTGAAAATACTGATGATGGCTATTACCTGGAAAGCCGCACCCGTCTTTCCGGCCGCCAGGGGTTTATCAACTCGGCGGTAAATTACAGTAAGGATGGCAGCAATCGCACCACCAACTTTCTGGGTAGCTTTAGTACAAACATTATTGCCACTGGCAAGCAGATTGCCTGGGGAGGAGAACGGGCTTATGAAAGTGCTATTATTGTCGATATAAATGGCAGCGAAAATAATGATTTTGAAGTGCTTGTGGATGGTTCCCGCCACGGTTACGCAAAAGGGGGCAAGAAATCGGTCATCAACTTACTCCCATACCACAGCTACGATATCACCTTGCGACCACTGGATGATGGTTTTTTTGAGTTCAAGGAAAAAAGCCAGTTTATCACTCTGTACCCGGGAAATGTTTCCGAGAGCACCTACAGCATTCAATCACTCTACGTCATTATGGGAAGGTTAACTTCTTTTGGTAACGGCATCCCTGAGACGCTTGTTTCTATCGGTGAGCATGAAGTCACAACGGATAAATTTGGTGTCTTTCAATTGGAAGTCCCTATTGAGATGGAGGGTCAATCTACCCTGGAGGTCAAATGGCTTAACTGCAGTATTAGTGTTGAAGTCGAGGATTCCGGGGAAAACTGGATCAACTTAGGGACGCTACAGCAATCAGACGCCTACTGTCTCCCAGCCTTTGAAGTCAGCAAAAACAATGAAAAGCAATAA
- a CDS encoding glycerophosphodiester phosphodiesterase family protein, translating to MLIAHRGDKTRHPENTIAAFEAAHNLGACAIQCDVRFSLDGTPWCYHKDTLPLPNDRREHYFHDLRDSQLSRLAIDSFIQVVDWASCHRHLDWFVGISAANIANLGFTAAVKKLLEQMRNERESFALLTQDCRSLRAARNMGWHRVALQISSVPRCLSADIVTLAPEFLLIRDSFIDCEELPPGPWQWVVYEINSAEEAVLWRKRGAHHILTGNLPLLMRSREASDVYGF from the coding sequence ATGCTAATCGCGCACCGTGGCGACAAAACCCGCCACCCGGAGAATACCATCGCCGCCTTTGAGGCTGCCCATAACCTGGGCGCCTGTGCCATTCAGTGCGATGTCCGCTTTAGCCTGGATGGCACCCCCTGGTGCTATCACAAAGATACCCTGCCGCTCCCCAATGACAGGCGCGAGCACTACTTTCACGACCTGAGGGATTCCCAGCTCAGCCGCCTGGCCATCGATTCCTTTATACAGGTGGTGGATTGGGCCAGTTGCCACCGGCACCTGGATTGGTTTGTGGGCATCTCCGCAGCCAATATCGCCAATTTGGGTTTTACCGCCGCAGTAAAGAAGCTGTTGGAGCAAATGCGCAATGAGCGCGAGTCCTTCGCCCTGCTTACCCAGGATTGCCGTAGCCTCCGGGCTGCCCGCAATATGGGCTGGCACAGGGTGGCCCTGCAGATCAGCAGTGTGCCGCGCTGCCTGTCTGCGGATATTGTCACTCTGGCCCCGGAGTTTCTGCTGATCCGCGATAGCTTTATCGACTGTGAGGAGTTACCACCGGGCCCCTGGCAATGGGTGGTCTACGAAATCAATTCCGCCGAAGAGGCCGTACTCTGGCGCAAGCGGGGAGCGCACCATATCCTCACCGGCAACCTGCCGCTGTTGATGCGCTCTCGGGAAGCGAGTGATGTCTACGGATTTTGA
- a CDS encoding GrpB family protein has translation MKIELEEYNPEWESSFEKEKVFLKDKLGGWLFGSIEHVGSTSVAGMLAKPIVDIMFGVKDLESTKGAIQVLSDNGYCYYPYKAEVMHWFCKPTPDHRTHHLHLIPYKSELWIQRIKFRNILRNDKNIAKEYSLLKQVLAKELAYDRESYTEGKWPFIKRVLSTHY, from the coding sequence ATGAAAATAGAACTTGAAGAATACAATCCAGAATGGGAGAGCTCATTTGAGAAAGAAAAGGTATTTCTCAAGGATAAACTTGGCGGGTGGCTATTTGGATCAATTGAGCACGTTGGAAGCACGTCTGTAGCGGGTATGTTGGCTAAGCCAATAGTAGATATCATGTTTGGAGTTAAAGATCTTGAAAGTACTAAAGGAGCCATTCAAGTTCTTTCAGATAATGGCTATTGCTATTATCCGTATAAAGCTGAAGTCATGCACTGGTTTTGCAAGCCTACTCCAGATCATCGGACACATCATTTACACTTGATTCCCTACAAAAGTGAGCTTTGGATACAGCGCATAAAGTTTAGAAATATACTGAGAAACGACAAAAATATAGCAAAAGAGTATAGCCTTCTAAAGCAAGTGCTTGCCAAAGAATTGGCATATGACAGAGAGTCATATACCGAAGGTAAGTGGCCCTTTATAAAACGTGTGCTATCGACCCACTACTAA
- a CDS encoding TcfC E-set like domain-containing protein codes for MAGSLNRWHALAFCLAQAIHANTFAATAATFLLETSAPEGFDTLTEPQQLLADLYYGGRYIGAAQITADPTHIHFDQPELLLPLLPALLDREAVLAAISKPLPKNSQYVCRSARQKHCGYLLPEKVAVIYDESRYRLDLFFSADLLPQEAAITDPYLPASTSAFSIVQNLNGTWSGVESDLGGNSHSATLNGNTIVSFGESALHARWSAATEQHNQISALHWSRDYRGKAYSIGLLQPQGGWHYFGSQNTLYGLELRSSQLSRTDTKHRQGALLEINMPVRGRVEIYRDKRLIHTEMLEAGNRLLNTSTLPHGAYEIEVRTFDEMGRALHRHTEFFTKDSLLPAPGEWSWSFHAGQPAKTFSNTQTLPERYDDMLVQGSIARRLTSNLGLFATTSSTQEQQLYEVGTRWVGRYFEISPSLVTSDDGRSGHRVQALLKTPFATLSAIDTRLDNARVFNEPNSLQLLPNGYSQRSLAVQSSLFGGQLALRLRERDSSYYLLPGEQADRLESARKLTTLSFKRNIFKSAKWLGSATLSYSEADEQQYTGLEVEFRRRSKHWQHSANLHSERSNHSGREQRLALQTRWHDRDLWAAEFEQQLSAEKSTQTRYLESRSYLAGHFGYLNSTLGFNSDNTGKAFNYLGGFSTNLIATGNTLAWGGERTLESAVIIEIDGSDQQDFEVLVDGTRRGYAKGGEKSVINLPAFKSYDLSLRPLDNGFFDYREQSETFTLYPGNVNSTTYQIEQQRLILGRLTDMGEGLANTRLSIGEHSTITDQYGVFQLEIHTNQKSLRSQELTWDLCRAPITLQSSGENWLNIGTIEQSEANCQMEYTAEVIGAQR; via the coding sequence ATGGCAGGAAGTCTTAATCGATGGCATGCGCTGGCTTTTTGCCTGGCGCAAGCCATTCACGCCAATACCTTTGCAGCCACAGCAGCCACTTTTCTGCTGGAAACCTCTGCACCGGAAGGTTTTGATACGCTAACTGAACCGCAGCAGTTGCTGGCGGATCTCTACTATGGTGGCCGCTATATAGGCGCAGCGCAGATTACCGCTGACCCCACCCATATTCATTTCGACCAGCCCGAATTATTACTCCCGCTGCTGCCAGCATTACTGGATAGAGAGGCGGTACTGGCAGCAATCAGCAAACCCTTGCCCAAAAATTCGCAGTATGTATGTCGCTCGGCCAGGCAAAAACACTGTGGCTACCTGCTGCCCGAAAAAGTAGCAGTGATTTACGACGAGAGCCGCTATCGGCTCGACCTGTTTTTTTCCGCAGACTTGCTGCCGCAAGAGGCGGCCATTACTGACCCCTATCTCCCTGCATCTACCAGTGCGTTTTCCATTGTGCAAAACCTCAACGGCACCTGGAGTGGGGTGGAAAGTGATCTCGGTGGCAACAGCCACAGCGCAACTTTAAATGGTAATACTATCGTCAGCTTTGGCGAGAGCGCCCTGCACGCCCGCTGGTCCGCCGCCACAGAGCAGCACAACCAAATTAGTGCGCTGCATTGGTCCAGGGATTACCGCGGAAAAGCCTACTCGATTGGTTTATTACAACCCCAGGGTGGCTGGCACTATTTCGGTAGCCAAAACACACTATATGGACTGGAATTACGCAGCTCACAGCTCAGTCGCACAGACACCAAACACCGGCAGGGCGCGCTGCTTGAAATCAATATGCCGGTGCGCGGGCGCGTGGAAATTTATCGGGATAAGCGACTGATTCACACGGAAATGCTGGAGGCCGGTAACCGCCTGCTTAATACCAGCACCCTGCCCCACGGCGCCTACGAAATCGAGGTGCGCACCTTTGATGAGATGGGCCGGGCATTGCACCGTCACACGGAATTTTTTACCAAGGATTCCCTGCTGCCCGCTCCTGGGGAGTGGTCCTGGAGTTTTCACGCGGGCCAGCCAGCAAAGACCTTTAGTAATACGCAAACGCTACCCGAGCGCTACGATGACATGCTGGTGCAAGGGTCTATTGCCCGCCGGCTCACCAGTAATCTGGGGCTCTTTGCAACGACGAGTTCAACCCAAGAGCAACAACTTTATGAAGTCGGCACCCGCTGGGTAGGGCGTTATTTTGAAATTTCACCGAGCCTAGTGACCAGCGACGATGGGCGCAGTGGCCACAGGGTTCAAGCACTGTTGAAAACGCCTTTCGCCACACTGAGCGCCATTGATACCAGGCTGGATAACGCCAGGGTATTTAATGAGCCGAACAGCCTGCAGCTGTTGCCCAACGGTTATTCACAGCGCAGCCTGGCTGTGCAGAGTAGTCTATTTGGGGGGCAACTGGCTTTGCGTTTGCGCGAGCGGGATAGCTCCTACTATTTACTGCCCGGAGAGCAGGCCGATCGGCTGGAAAGTGCACGCAAACTCACCACACTCTCGTTTAAGCGCAATATTTTCAAAAGCGCAAAGTGGCTCGGCAGCGCGACCCTCTCCTACAGTGAGGCCGATGAACAACAATACACCGGCCTGGAGGTAGAATTCCGGAGGCGCTCCAAACACTGGCAACACAGTGCAAATCTACATAGTGAACGCAGCAACCACAGTGGTCGCGAACAGCGGTTGGCCCTGCAAACACGCTGGCACGATAGAGACTTATGGGCCGCGGAATTTGAGCAACAGCTTTCCGCGGAGAAAAGTACACAGACTCGCTACTTAGAGAGTCGCAGCTATCTCGCCGGTCATTTCGGTTATTTAAACAGCACCCTGGGTTTTAATAGCGATAACACCGGCAAGGCTTTCAATTACCTGGGCGGTTTCAGCACCAATTTGATTGCAACGGGGAATACCCTCGCCTGGGGCGGCGAGCGCACATTGGAAAGCGCAGTCATTATTGAAATTGATGGGAGTGATCAGCAGGATTTTGAAGTGTTAGTGGACGGCACCCGACGCGGTTATGCCAAAGGCGGTGAAAAGTCTGTCATCAACTTACCCGCTTTTAAAAGTTATGACCTCTCCCTGCGCCCATTGGATAACGGTTTCTTCGATTACCGCGAGCAGAGCGAAACCTTTACCCTGTACCCCGGCAATGTGAACTCTACAACCTATCAGATAGAGCAACAGCGGCTCATTTTGGGGCGCCTTACCGATATGGGAGAGGGCTTAGCAAACACCCGGCTTTCCATCGGCGAACACAGTACCATTACCGACCAGTACGGTGTATTCCAGCTGGAAATCCATACAAACCAGAAAAGCCTGCGCTCCCAGGAATTAACCTGGGATTTGTGCCGTGCTCCCATAACTCTTCAGTCTTCCGGAGAGAACTGGCTGAATATCGGTACCATTGAGCAATCCGAGGCAAACTGCCAAATGGAATACACCGCGGAGGTAATCGGTGCACAACGTTAA